One region of Flavobacterium pisciphilum genomic DNA includes:
- a CDS encoding helix-turn-helix domain-containing protein, with protein MSNYSIPTLSVGNILGEETLGITLFQHSVKGRDAFEEPHKHDFYMLFFVEKGTGFHNIDFTQHIVGDNQVHFIRPGQVHNWLLNANTIGFQLMVSAEIITIFSNLSQLPFFGQSVPSCLSLTKEEFQEFKNHLQEIEKVLPQNDLLSKEIILLRLHLLFKLLQKDYLDQFPEYNFSGRPEKVIKKFNDLIDTNFQTESSVRFYADKLSITPNYLNILSQKYLMMPASDAIKERTILEAKRLLTSTDLSIKEIAYQLGFNDNGYFSKVFKKYAGKTPGDFKESYNLYHPSQQ; from the coding sequence TTGAGCAACTATTCTATTCCTACCTTATCTGTTGGTAATATTCTTGGTGAAGAAACTCTAGGTATTACGCTATTTCAGCATAGTGTGAAAGGGCGTGATGCATTTGAGGAACCTCATAAGCATGATTTTTATATGTTATTCTTTGTAGAGAAAGGTACAGGATTTCACAATATAGATTTTACTCAACATATCGTAGGAGATAATCAGGTTCATTTTATACGACCGGGACAAGTACATAATTGGTTGCTCAATGCAAATACGATAGGGTTTCAGCTCATGGTTTCAGCTGAGATAATTACTATTTTTTCTAATTTATCACAACTCCCATTTTTTGGACAAAGTGTCCCATCGTGTCTTTCTTTAACTAAAGAAGAATTTCAAGAGTTTAAAAATCATTTACAAGAAATAGAAAAAGTACTACCTCAAAATGATTTGCTTTCAAAAGAAATAATTTTGCTTCGATTGCATTTACTTTTTAAGCTTTTGCAAAAAGACTATTTGGATCAATTTCCTGAATATAATTTTTCAGGTAGACCAGAAAAAGTAATAAAAAAGTTCAATGATTTAATCGATACTAATTTTCAAACGGAATCTTCGGTACGTTTTTATGCTGATAAACTCAGTATTACTCCCAATTATCTTAATATACTTTCTCAGAAGTATTTAATGATGCCCGCAAGCGACGCTATAAAAGAAAGAACAATTCTTGAAGCCAAACGATTACTGACTAGCACTGATTTATCTATAAAAGAAATTGCTTATCAATTAGGCTTTAATGATAATGGGTACTTTAGTAAGGTATTTAAAAAATATGCTGGAAAAACGCCAGGTGATTTTAAAGAAAGTTATAATCTTTACCATCCTTCTCAGCAATAA
- a CDS encoding amidohydrolase translates to MEENKISRKKFLGLGAAATGAALFSGIGASAMTQGQSEEEKKIALKEYILSNVRLEEGFVYNEKNEVVATKTALYNLHIADGKIKSISTAKPVTKLKTIDAKGLLMLPGLRDMHIHIDKTYYGGDWNAAPRKGYTVKDMITLEQKIIPQLLTDSQRKAEEAIKLMQSQGSYFARCQCNIDPVSGLKSLEHLLAALEKNKDSFGWEIVAFPQHGILYSQSEPLLREAAKMGVDFIGGLDPTSVDGNMEKSLDTMFQIAIDTNKGIDIHLHESPPSGKSAIEYIIKRTEENKQLQGKTYISHGFALARMDPKDLEKIAEQMGALGIGVVSTVPIGKTIMPIPTLKKYGVKLMTGTDSIVDHWMPFGTCDMLEKAKLCAQLYGWTDEYSLSRALHIATTNEILPLNDAGTQVWPAVGNDANFILVKASCSAEAVARLPKREGVFYNGKLIAGEL, encoded by the coding sequence ATGGAAGAAAATAAAATAAGCCGAAAAAAATTTTTAGGGCTAGGTGCAGCAGCAACTGGAGCCGCATTGTTTTCGGGAATTGGTGCTTCAGCAATGACACAAGGACAATCTGAGGAAGAAAAAAAGATTGCTTTAAAAGAATATATTTTAAGTAATGTAAGATTAGAAGAAGGCTTTGTATACAATGAAAAAAATGAGGTTGTAGCCACAAAAACGGCTTTATATAATTTGCATATTGCCGATGGTAAAATAAAAAGCATTAGTACTGCGAAACCAGTTACAAAATTAAAAACGATTGATGCCAAAGGGCTATTAATGCTCCCGGGATTACGCGATATGCACATTCATATCGATAAGACTTATTATGGAGGAGATTGGAATGCAGCGCCAAGAAAAGGATATACTGTAAAGGATATGATAACGCTGGAGCAAAAAATAATTCCACAATTGCTTACAGATTCTCAGCGTAAAGCAGAAGAGGCAATTAAGCTTATGCAAAGTCAGGGTAGTTATTTTGCTCGTTGCCAATGCAATATTGACCCAGTTAGCGGACTCAAAAGTTTGGAACACCTGCTTGCCGCTTTAGAGAAGAATAAAGATAGCTTTGGATGGGAAATTGTAGCTTTTCCACAACACGGAATTTTATACTCACAATCTGAGCCTTTATTGAGAGAAGCTGCCAAAATGGGAGTAGATTTCATAGGGGGATTGGATCCAACGAGTGTGGATGGAAATATGGAAAAATCGCTAGATACAATGTTTCAAATTGCAATTGATACCAATAAAGGAATTGATATTCACTTACATGAATCACCACCATCGGGTAAATCGGCAATAGAATATATCATTAAAAGAACAGAAGAAAACAAGCAGTTACAAGGAAAAACATACATAAGTCATGGTTTTGCTCTAGCAAGAATGGATCCTAAAGATTTAGAGAAAATAGCAGAACAGATGGGAGCACTTGGTATAGGAGTTGTTTCAACGGTTCCTATTGGTAAAACAATAATGCCAATTCCGACTTTAAAAAAATACGGTGTAAAATTAATGACAGGTACCGATAGTATTGTAGATCATTGGATGCCTTTTGGGACTTGTGATATGCTTGAAAAAGCAAAATTATGTGCACAACTCTACGGTTGGACTGATGAGTATAGTCTAAGCCGTGCCTTGCATATTGCTACAACAAATGAAATATTACCACTTAATGATGCAGGAACTCAAGTATGGCCAGCAGTAGGGAATGATGCTAATTTTATTTTAGTAAAAGCAAGTTGTTCAGCCGAAGCTGTAGCGCGTTTGCCTAAGCGTGAAGGGGTGTTTTATAATGGTAAGTTGATAGCTGGAGAGCTGTAA
- a CDS encoding ankyrin repeat domain-containing protein: MTMGKILNRGNLQYCLILNVLILIGCSSKQTDFKNDNMKNKTLLEAVEAGDINSVITLLKEKPSLEIKNKDGETALMAAVYNQNNEIATVLINAGADVNAQDKMLNSPFLYAGAEGNLEIVKLALSHGANFGVYNRYGGSALIPAAEKGHLEVVKLLVNTPNFPKDHINNLGWTALLEAVILSDGGIVHVNIIKELIAGGSNVNIADKNGVTSLAHAKKLGYKEMIKVLEQANAK; encoded by the coding sequence ATGACTATGGGGAAAATTCTAAACAGAGGCAATCTGCAGTATTGTCTGATTTTAAATGTTCTGATATTGATAGGATGTTCTTCTAAACAAACAGATTTTAAAAATGACAACATGAAAAACAAAACCCTTTTAGAAGCAGTTGAAGCAGGAGATATTAATAGTGTAATTACACTTTTAAAAGAAAAACCTTCTTTAGAAATAAAAAATAAAGATGGGGAAACTGCTTTAATGGCCGCTGTTTATAATCAGAATAATGAAATAGCAACTGTATTAATTAATGCTGGTGCCGATGTAAATGCACAAGATAAAATGCTTAATAGCCCGTTTCTATACGCTGGAGCAGAAGGAAATCTTGAAATTGTAAAACTGGCTTTAAGTCATGGAGCAAATTTTGGTGTTTATAATCGTTATGGAGGTTCAGCTCTTATTCCGGCCGCTGAGAAAGGACATTTGGAAGTAGTAAAACTTTTAGTAAACACACCAAATTTTCCTAAAGACCATATTAATAATCTGGGATGGACAGCATTATTAGAAGCAGTTATACTTAGCGATGGAGGCATAGTGCATGTAAATATTATAAAAGAATTGATTGCTGGTGGCAGTAATGTAAATATTGCAGATAAAAATGGGGTAACCTCATTAGCACATGCTAAAAAATTAGGATATAAAGAAATGATAAAAGTATTAGAACAAGCTAATGCTAAATAA